Proteins from a genomic interval of Acidobacteriota bacterium:
- a CDS encoding glycosyltransferase family 4 protein, whose amino-acid sequence MSEVIVATPDVVGERMAGPGIRAFHFADELAKRFDVALVARGEPGGLDPRFRAEPLRSLAGRRLIREAKVLIGQPFRGLRAGRQQKLVCDLFTPILLELEQIPRRAPRMMVKKIAESWRLRAALRRADVLIVASARQRELYEAFASEQRLAIRGKWIEVGFGIDPAPPPAPSFREVPTIVWNGGIWPWLDPGTAVAAVRRLSSEGVECRLVFAGTRRPYGLLGENQSETSDGVVEWRGDWTPYRERGSLLAGSRLMIMLHHDTREALYSYRIRFFDALWAGVPVVATRGGAAAGLIEQEGLGIVVEPGDVEGVTAAIRRLIEDDGFHSACVSSLERVRVRFGWDRVVAPLRDAVEALLE is encoded by the coding sequence ATGTCCGAAGTAATCGTTGCCACGCCCGATGTCGTGGGGGAGAGGATGGCTGGTCCGGGCATCCGGGCGTTCCACTTCGCCGATGAACTGGCGAAGCGATTCGACGTGGCGCTGGTGGCGCGTGGAGAGCCGGGAGGGCTCGATCCGCGATTCCGGGCGGAGCCGCTGCGCTCGCTGGCGGGCCGGCGGCTGATCCGGGAAGCGAAGGTCCTGATCGGCCAGCCCTTTCGAGGTCTTCGTGCCGGGCGGCAGCAGAAGCTCGTCTGCGACCTTTTCACGCCGATCCTTCTCGAGCTGGAACAGATTCCGCGGCGGGCGCCGCGCATGATGGTGAAGAAGATCGCCGAAAGTTGGCGGCTGCGAGCGGCGCTCCGGCGGGCGGATGTCCTGATCGTCGCGTCCGCGCGGCAACGCGAGCTTTACGAGGCATTCGCTTCCGAGCAGCGTCTGGCGATCCGAGGCAAATGGATCGAGGTCGGGTTCGGAATCGATCCGGCGCCGCCGCCCGCGCCCTCCTTCCGCGAAGTGCCCACGATTGTCTGGAACGGTGGGATCTGGCCCTGGCTCGACCCAGGGACCGCGGTTGCTGCCGTGAGAAGGCTGAGCTCGGAGGGAGTCGAATGTCGGCTGGTCTTCGCGGGTACGCGCCGGCCCTACGGTCTCCTCGGCGAGAACCAATCGGAAACGAGCGACGGAGTCGTCGAGTGGCGCGGTGACTGGACACCGTATCGTGAAAGGGGGAGTCTGCTGGCAGGCTCGCGGCTGATGATCATGCTCCATCACGACACAAGAGAAGCGCTCTATTCGTACCGAATCCGGTTTTTCGACGCGCTTTGGGCCGGGGTGCCGGTGGTCGCGACGCGCGGAGGAGCAGCGGCCGGGTTGATCGAGCAGGAAGGCCTCGGAATCGTCGTCGAGCCGGGAGACGTCGAGGGCGTCACGGCCGCAATCCGAAGGCTGATCGAGGATGACGGATTTCATTCGGCCTGCGTATCCTCCCTCGAGCGTGTGCGCGTCCGGTTCGGATGGGACAGAGTAGTGGCGCCGCTTCGCGACGCGGTCGAGGCACTTCTCGAGTGA
- a CDS encoding glycosyltransferase family 2 protein, which translates to MESLDVVIVTWNSAETIRRCLESVGRLRGDTHVVVVDNASEDETLAIVAELAPDRLIRNSSNLGFAVAANQGIDAGEAPWVLLLNPDAAVAEDYAEKLVAALTPRDDVGMATGLLLRGRGAAIEATNVVDSRGIRMTRSGRHLDIDAETIVRPFPAIEEVFGVSGAAPVYRRRFLDDVRVDGEIFDSDFFTYREDADLSWRGRIFGWRAVSVASAVATHVRRVTPERRRRLPAFVNCHSVKNRFLLRIKNAGRTLLLVHLPWTLARDVVVFFATLFVERSSLAAWSWLWRNRRKVLGKRREIQARRRLDDLAIAHWFG; encoded by the coding sequence ATGGAAAGCTTAGATGTCGTCATCGTGACGTGGAACAGCGCGGAGACGATCCGGCGCTGCCTCGAGTCGGTCGGTCGGCTGAGAGGCGACACCCATGTCGTCGTGGTCGACAACGCTTCCGAAGACGAAACGCTCGCGATCGTCGCGGAGCTCGCGCCGGACAGGCTGATCCGGAACAGTTCGAATCTCGGTTTTGCAGTCGCTGCCAATCAGGGAATCGACGCGGGGGAGGCTCCATGGGTCCTTCTGCTCAATCCCGATGCCGCCGTCGCCGAGGACTATGCCGAGAAGCTCGTGGCCGCGTTGACACCGAGAGATGACGTCGGAATGGCCACCGGCCTCCTTCTGAGAGGACGGGGGGCGGCGATCGAAGCGACGAACGTCGTCGACAGCCGCGGGATCAGGATGACCCGGAGCGGCCGGCACCTCGACATCGATGCCGAGACGATCGTCCGCCCGTTTCCGGCGATCGAGGAGGTTTTCGGCGTCTCCGGGGCGGCGCCGGTCTATCGGAGAAGATTTCTCGACGATGTGAGAGTCGACGGAGAGATTTTCGATTCCGATTTTTTCACCTACCGGGAGGATGCCGATCTCTCGTGGAGAGGGAGGATCTTCGGTTGGCGCGCGGTGTCGGTCGCATCAGCGGTTGCGACCCACGTCCGGCGGGTGACGCCCGAGCGGCGCAGGCGGCTTCCCGCCTTCGTCAACTGTCACTCGGTGAAGAATCGGTTTCTGCTCCGGATCAAGAATGCAGGACGGACTCTGCTGCTCGTCCACCTGCCGTGGACTCTGGCGCGCGACGTGGTGGTCTTCTTCGCCACGCTCTTCGTCGAACGGAGCTCGCTCGCGGCATGGAGCTGGTTATGGCGGAATCGACGAAAGGTGCTCGGAAAGAGGCGGGAGATCCAGGCGAGACGGCGACTCGACGACCTGGCGATCGCTCACTGGTTCGGATGA
- a CDS encoding sugar transferase: protein MLKEQARAVARLVWLADLTLTSAAFLLAFYIRDRILPILWPDQFPTGLFPVERYLTILPIVLVIWSLLLFSHHSYHSHRTVSIFEEAKTTIRIVATGVILLATVAWFAPLRQLSRSWFVIFGVLAAVFLLVEKMFVRQIARWVRERGFNYRTILIVGTGRQAREVASLILSHRYWGYKIIGFISDGHRLPGEWSRYRVLGDLSDLKGILSGDASHPLEPIDDVLFALTRRKLESVEHLFLLCEDLGIRTRVAVNFFPESEARVELEELDGIPFVSYSRVPTNELQMMMKRLLDVGLAGLLMAISLPVTALAALAIKMTSSGGVLYTQRRVGLNGRVFTLYKFRTMIADAHEKRHEVEHLNEMGGPVFKARTDPRVTPVGRILRRFSLDELPQLWNVLRGDMSMVGPRPPIPEEVNLYERWQRRRLSMKPGLTCLWQVSGRNEVDFDRWVELDLQYIDNWSPLLDFKIMLRTIPAVLSGRGAS from the coding sequence ATGCTGAAGGAGCAGGCCAGAGCGGTCGCCCGGCTCGTATGGCTGGCCGATCTGACCCTGACATCTGCCGCATTTCTTCTCGCCTTTTACATTCGGGACCGGATTCTGCCGATCCTCTGGCCCGACCAGTTTCCCACCGGGCTTTTCCCGGTCGAGCGGTACCTGACGATTCTCCCGATCGTCCTTGTGATCTGGTCGCTGCTGCTGTTCAGTCATCACAGCTATCACAGCCATCGAACCGTATCGATCTTCGAAGAGGCGAAAACGACGATCCGGATCGTCGCCACCGGAGTGATCCTTCTCGCGACGGTCGCCTGGTTCGCACCTCTGCGTCAGCTCTCCCGGTCGTGGTTCGTCATTTTCGGCGTCCTCGCGGCGGTATTTCTCCTGGTGGAGAAGATGTTCGTCCGACAGATCGCGCGATGGGTGCGGGAGCGCGGTTTCAATTACCGGACGATCCTGATCGTCGGCACCGGGCGCCAGGCGAGAGAGGTCGCCTCGCTGATCCTCTCGCACCGCTACTGGGGCTACAAGATCATCGGATTCATCTCCGACGGTCATCGCCTTCCCGGTGAGTGGTCGCGTTACCGGGTGCTGGGAGACCTCAGCGACCTGAAGGGGATTCTCTCGGGCGACGCCAGCCACCCGCTCGAGCCGATCGACGACGTCCTGTTCGCGTTGACGCGCCGAAAGCTCGAATCGGTCGAGCATCTGTTCCTTCTCTGTGAAGATCTCGGGATCCGCACCCGTGTTGCGGTGAATTTCTTTCCGGAATCCGAGGCTCGCGTGGAGCTGGAGGAGCTCGACGGTATCCCGTTCGTCAGCTACAGCCGCGTTCCCACCAACGAGCTTCAGATGATGATGAAGCGGCTGCTCGACGTCGGACTGGCCGGGCTGCTGATGGCGATCTCGCTTCCGGTGACGGCCCTTGCGGCGCTCGCGATCAAGATGACCTCGTCGGGCGGTGTCCTCTACACGCAGCGGCGGGTCGGTCTCAACGGGCGGGTGTTCACGCTCTACAAGTTCAGAACGATGATCGCGGACGCGCACGAGAAGCGCCACGAGGTCGAGCACCTCAACGAGATGGGCGGTCCGGTGTTCAAGGCGCGAACCGATCCGCGGGTGACGCCGGTCGGAAGAATTCTCAGAAGGTTCTCGCTCGACGAGCTGCCTCAGCTGTGGAACGTTCTGAGGGGCGACATGAGCATGGTCGGGCCTCGGCCGCCGATTCCGGAAGAGGTCAATCTCTACGAGCGGTGGCAGCGACGGCGGCTCTCGATGAAGCCGGGTCTGACGTGTCTGTGGCAGGTCAGCGGGCGGAACGAGGTGGATTTCGACCGGTGGGTCGAGCTCGACCTTCAGTACATCGACAACTGGTCGCCGCTGCTCGATTTCAAGATCATGCTGCGTACGATCCCGGCAGTTCTGAGCGGCCGGGGCGCCTCCTGA
- a CDS encoding glycosyltransferase has product MSELRIAILGTRGVPPKYGGFETFAAQLGKRLASRGHDVTVYCRRALYEDEPPIWEGIRRIELPAVGHKYLETVSHAFFSALHAVFRRFDVILVCNAANAFVLPVLTATRIPTVLNVDGIERQRRKWNILGRGVYMIGESLSAHFATRIVADAGVIADYYGRRHGVRPEVLAYGSSLEKGDSDILDRLSLAPQKFVLYVSRFEPENNPLEVVRAWSKVRTDLPLVMVGDAPYSVDLIARVRAEADERVIFPGALYGADYATLQRNALAYIQATEVGGTHPALIEAMGVGGAIVANGTPENREVGADAVEYFDFHGLPRLETVLQRLLDHPGSFDELRRRAKRRAGEVYDWERVTDGYEALFDSVVQRP; this is encoded by the coding sequence ATGAGCGAGCTCCGGATCGCGATCCTCGGCACGCGCGGCGTGCCTCCGAAGTACGGAGGCTTCGAGACCTTCGCGGCGCAGCTCGGGAAGAGACTCGCCTCGCGCGGCCACGATGTCACCGTCTACTGCCGGCGGGCGTTGTACGAGGATGAGCCGCCGATCTGGGAAGGGATTCGGAGGATCGAGCTCCCGGCTGTGGGCCACAAATATCTGGAGACCGTTTCGCACGCCTTCTTCTCCGCTCTTCATGCCGTCTTCCGGCGTTTCGACGTGATCCTCGTCTGCAACGCTGCCAATGCCTTCGTGCTCCCGGTGCTGACTGCAACGAGGATTCCGACGGTGCTCAACGTCGACGGGATCGAGCGGCAGCGCCGCAAATGGAACATTCTCGGCCGGGGGGTCTACATGATCGGGGAAAGCCTCTCGGCGCACTTCGCGACGCGGATCGTGGCCGATGCCGGGGTGATTGCCGATTACTACGGGCGTCGCCACGGGGTGCGGCCGGAGGTACTCGCGTACGGTTCTTCTCTCGAGAAGGGGGACTCCGACATCCTCGACCGGCTGTCTCTGGCGCCGCAGAAATTCGTCCTTTACGTCAGTCGTTTCGAGCCGGAGAACAATCCGCTCGAGGTCGTTCGTGCCTGGAGCAAAGTTCGTACGGATCTTCCTCTCGTCATGGTTGGGGATGCGCCCTACTCGGTGGATCTGATCGCCCGGGTTCGGGCGGAGGCGGATGAGAGGGTGATCTTCCCGGGGGCTCTTTACGGCGCCGACTACGCCACACTCCAGAGAAATGCGCTCGCATACATTCAGGCCACCGAGGTCGGTGGAACGCATCCGGCTCTCATCGAGGCGATGGGGGTTGGCGGGGCCATCGTGGCCAACGGCACGCCGGAGAACCGGGAGGTGGGTGCCGACGCGGTCGAGTATTTCGACTTTCACGGGCTTCCCCGGCTCGAGACGGTCCTCCAGCGATTGCTCGACCATCCGGGATCGTTCGATGAGCTGCGCCGCCGGGCGAAGCGACGAGCGGGCGAGGTCTACGACTGGGAACGGGTCACCGATGGCTACGAAGCCCTTTTTGATTCGGTCGTGCAACGGCCCTAG
- the dacB gene encoding D-alanyl-D-alanine carboxypeptidase/D-alanyl-D-alanine-endopeptidase, which yields MRSGLIFALTSLAALATQTARADLTSEVERIIATSGMRGAIFGIRVEDEAGTVLYERASRTLLIPASVRKLFTAVAAVECHGLDARIPTRFLISGDLMDGALYGDLVIRGGGDPTLGSRFWEWRDLNFEPLLRVLREEGITRIEGRVVADVSRFDEEVYPIGWKHSNLGESYAPPIDALAFNENVVGVFVLKSSCLQTDAWTDPAFVPVADASRCERGNLKVVVEDENRAVVRGESRRTNGVQTHLPAISDAGLYAAQAVDEYLVRNGIVVTTPPTVTREPSGDSFLTRLESPPLYTVLGTMLEWSSNLFAEMLLKGLQEGTHVTWEQSLDLEKATLAGLGLDPAGFHFTDGSGLSVEDWATPETVLRLVRHVFDPSRRAVWQELLAEPGEGTLRRRLDPLRERLWAKTGSLSGVRALTGTLIADDGSNRYFVILVNQAVPSFNATNTVDAIVFAISRN from the coding sequence ATGAGATCGGGCCTGATCTTCGCGCTCACCTCGCTCGCCGCCCTCGCAACGCAGACGGCCCGAGCCGATCTCACATCGGAGGTCGAGAGGATCATCGCGACGAGCGGAATGAGAGGGGCCATATTCGGGATCAGGGTCGAGGACGAAGCGGGAACAGTACTTTACGAGCGTGCTTCCAGGACCCTTCTGATCCCGGCGTCGGTGCGCAAGCTGTTCACCGCCGTCGCCGCCGTCGAATGTCACGGGCTCGATGCGAGAATACCGACGCGGTTCCTGATCTCGGGCGATCTGATGGATGGAGCTCTCTACGGCGATCTGGTGATTCGCGGTGGCGGTGACCCGACGCTCGGATCGAGATTCTGGGAATGGCGGGATCTCAACTTCGAGCCGCTCCTCCGAGTGCTTCGCGAGGAAGGGATCACGCGGATCGAAGGGCGCGTCGTCGCCGATGTCTCGAGGTTCGACGAAGAGGTTTATCCGATCGGATGGAAGCATTCGAATCTGGGCGAATCGTACGCTCCTCCGATCGATGCGCTCGCCTTCAACGAGAACGTCGTCGGCGTCTTTGTTCTGAAGAGCTCCTGCCTGCAGACTGATGCCTGGACCGATCCGGCCTTCGTCCCGGTAGCAGACGCTTCCCGCTGCGAGCGCGGCAATCTCAAAGTTGTGGTCGAGGACGAGAACCGGGCGGTCGTGAGGGGCGAGAGCCGGAGAACCAACGGTGTCCAGACTCATCTTCCCGCCATTTCGGACGCAGGGCTGTACGCGGCGCAGGCGGTCGACGAGTATCTCGTGAGGAATGGAATCGTGGTCACGACGCCACCGACAGTGACGCGTGAGCCCTCCGGGGACTCCTTCCTGACCCGGCTCGAATCCCCGCCGCTCTACACGGTCCTCGGGACGATGCTCGAGTGGAGCTCCAATCTGTTCGCCGAAATGCTCCTCAAGGGTCTGCAGGAAGGAACGCACGTCACCTGGGAGCAGTCGCTCGATCTCGAAAAAGCAACGCTTGCCGGTCTCGGACTCGACCCCGCCGGATTTCACTTCACCGACGGCTCGGGTCTTTCGGTCGAGGACTGGGCGACTCCCGAGACGGTTCTTCGGTTGGTGCGCCACGTATTCGATCCTTCGAGGCGTGCCGTCTGGCAGGAACTGCTCGCCGAGCCGGGGGAGGGAACGTTGCGACGGCGGCTCGATCCTCTTCGGGAGAGGTTATGGGCGAAGACGGGGAGTCTGAGCGGCGTGCGAGCTCTGACCGGCACCCTCATCGCGGACGACGGGTCGAACCGCTACTTCGTGATTCTCGTGAACCAGGCGGTCCCTTCGTTCAATGCGACCAATACGGTCGATGCGATCGTATTCGCGATCTCCCGGAACTGA
- a CDS encoding glycosyltransferase family 2 protein has protein sequence MNESLENPDLSILIVTWQSGELIGRCLESLPAACGALDWELILHDNASTDETVSEALRHADPSRTMIVESESNLGFAGGLNASIAISRGRFILLLNPDCVTPQGSIESLVGHLEKSEGLAGVVPLLADDEGEPQRGFQLRRLPTMTTLLAEILLLNRLFPGNRFSSSRLYREAGLDGRPVVVEQPAGAAILLRRDVIETVGSFDERFFPAWFEDVDYCRRLHDSGARLELVPSVVIQHRGGSSLSQMKLGDFLSVWYRNLYLYADKWMSLPGREMVRVGIMAGAVLRMAAISVGHSQKMADGPGAMEANRQVFREAWRRWKA, from the coding sequence GTGAATGAATCATTGGAAAATCCCGATCTCTCGATCCTGATCGTGACGTGGCAGAGCGGCGAGCTCATCGGCCGGTGCCTGGAGAGTCTCCCAGCAGCGTGCGGAGCGCTCGACTGGGAGCTGATCCTCCACGACAATGCTTCGACAGACGAGACGGTGAGCGAGGCTCTCCGGCATGCGGATCCCTCGAGAACGATGATCGTCGAGAGCGAGTCGAATCTCGGATTCGCCGGAGGTCTGAACGCGTCGATCGCGATCTCGCGAGGTCGCTTCATTCTTCTGCTCAATCCGGATTGCGTGACACCGCAGGGCTCGATCGAGTCGCTGGTGGGCCATCTCGAAAAATCAGAGGGGCTCGCCGGCGTCGTTCCACTCCTGGCCGATGACGAGGGGGAGCCGCAGCGGGGTTTCCAGTTGAGACGCCTGCCGACGATGACGACGCTTCTGGCGGAGATCCTTCTTCTCAACCGGCTCTTCCCCGGCAATCGTTTTTCGTCCTCGCGGCTCTATCGGGAAGCGGGACTCGACGGCCGTCCGGTCGTGGTGGAACAGCCGGCGGGTGCAGCGATTCTTCTCCGTCGCGATGTGATCGAGACTGTTGGATCATTCGACGAGCGATTCTTCCCGGCGTGGTTCGAGGACGTCGACTATTGCCGGCGACTGCATGACAGCGGAGCACGGCTCGAGCTCGTCCCGTCGGTCGTGATTCAGCATCGCGGAGGTTCGTCGCTGTCGCAGATGAAGCTCGGAGACTTCCTTTCGGTCTGGTACAGGAATCTCTATCTCTATGCCGACAAATGGATGTCGCTGCCGGGCCGGGAGATGGTGAGGGTCGGAATCATGGCGGGGGCGGTCCTTCGGATGGCAGCGATCTCGGTCGGTCATTCCCAGAAGATGGCGGACGGACCGGGAGCGATGGAGGCGAACCGGCAGGTGTTTCGGGAGGCGTGGCGACGATGGAAAGCTTAG
- a CDS encoding peptidylprolyl isomerase gives MKKAIAAVALTFAFTVFAQEETSKYDHVIVSGAGVTVTEAELDAALENLPPEYQAYASGPGKRAFAGDFLRMKLLAKEAESEKLDQQQDVQTQLQLMRAHTLANAKIARMNDAVEVTDEAMRQAYESRKAEFERASARHILIAFEGSPAAGEGAPSEEEAKAKAEQIRAELIAGASFAELAAEHSADRQSAARGGELGTFGRGQMVPTFEAAVFAGKKGELLPVVRTQFGYHVIEVTDRSVVPFQEIREELEAEARQRAVEAQIERLEKAANPTFDETYFARASDDGEGGQGESR, from the coding sequence TTGAAAAAAGCCATTGCAGCAGTAGCCCTCACCTTCGCGTTTACCGTCTTTGCGCAGGAGGAGACGAGCAAATATGACCATGTCATCGTTTCCGGAGCGGGAGTCACCGTGACGGAAGCGGAGCTCGACGCGGCACTCGAGAATCTTCCGCCCGAGTATCAGGCGTACGCTTCCGGACCCGGGAAGCGTGCGTTTGCGGGAGATTTTCTCCGGATGAAACTCCTGGCGAAGGAGGCGGAGAGCGAGAAGCTCGATCAGCAGCAGGACGTGCAGACCCAACTCCAGCTGATGCGCGCCCACACGCTCGCGAACGCCAAGATCGCCCGGATGAATGATGCGGTCGAGGTGACCGACGAGGCCATGCGCCAGGCGTACGAGTCGCGCAAGGCGGAGTTCGAGCGGGCGTCGGCTCGCCACATCCTGATTGCTTTCGAGGGGAGTCCGGCGGCCGGAGAAGGAGCTCCCTCCGAAGAGGAAGCCAAAGCGAAGGCGGAACAGATCCGTGCCGAGCTGATCGCGGGAGCTTCGTTCGCCGAGCTCGCCGCGGAGCACTCGGCCGACCGCCAGTCTGCGGCCCGTGGCGGTGAGCTCGGAACCTTCGGCCGCGGCCAGATGGTCCCGACGTTCGAGGCGGCGGTGTTCGCGGGGAAGAAGGGGGAGCTGCTCCCGGTGGTCCGAACGCAGTTCGGTTACCACGTGATCGAGGTGACCGACCGTAGCGTCGTCCCCTTCCAGGAGATCAGGGAAGAGCTGGAAGCCGAAGCCCGGCAGAGAGCGGTGGAAGCTCAGATCGAGCGGCTCGAGAAAGCTGCCAACCCCACGTTCGACGAAACCTACTTCGCACGAGCTTCCGATGACGGAGAAGGCGGCCAGGGCGAGAGCCGCTGA
- a CDS encoding DASS family sodium-coupled anion symporter, translating into MLGVEGASKSRFGLWLGIAVFLLAAAVPPPDGLSAGGWWTVACAMLMAVWWITEAIPIPATALFPLALFPLLGIASIRDTASPYANPVIFLFLGGFLIAAALERCGLHRRIALTILRMVGTTAPALVGGFMTATAFISMWVSNTATVVMMLPTAMSVIAIAEREMNADDGKKFGKALMLALAYSANIGGIATLIGTPPNALLAGFMNETHGISIGFVEWMFFGVPLVVVALPLTWLILVRLLYPLKRAELSRGSEVIDREMKELGAMSRAEWIVGIVTTAVAASWIFRPVLERWVPGLSDAGIAVFGALLLFAVPVSADRRRALTWEDTKSLPWGVLILFGGGLSLASAISTTGVADWIGNSIQRWEALPFFVIFVLVTVIVVFMTELTSNTATAAALLPIVASVSIGFGHDPMALAVPAAVAASCAFMMPVATPPNAIVYGSDRLTIADMAKAGLWVNLLMIVLIDIFAWIWVGR; encoded by the coding sequence ATCCTCGGCGTGGAAGGCGCGTCGAAATCGCGGTTCGGCCTGTGGCTCGGAATCGCCGTCTTTCTGCTCGCCGCGGCAGTCCCACCGCCCGACGGGCTTTCGGCCGGGGGGTGGTGGACGGTCGCCTGCGCGATGCTGATGGCCGTCTGGTGGATCACCGAAGCGATCCCGATCCCGGCGACGGCGCTCTTTCCTCTGGCTCTCTTTCCCCTTCTCGGCATCGCTTCGATCCGCGACACCGCCAGTCCGTACGCGAACCCGGTGATCTTTCTCTTTCTCGGAGGTTTCCTGATCGCCGCGGCGCTCGAGCGTTGCGGTCTCCATCGGCGGATCGCCCTGACGATTCTGCGAATGGTCGGGACCACCGCGCCTGCTCTCGTCGGCGGGTTCATGACTGCGACGGCGTTCATCAGCATGTGGGTCAGCAACACTGCGACGGTGGTCATGATGCTTCCGACCGCGATGTCTGTAATCGCCATCGCCGAGCGGGAGATGAATGCGGACGACGGAAAGAAATTCGGCAAGGCGCTCATGCTCGCGCTCGCCTACTCGGCGAACATCGGCGGGATCGCGACGCTGATCGGCACTCCTCCGAACGCGCTCCTCGCGGGTTTCATGAACGAGACTCACGGGATCTCGATCGGATTCGTCGAATGGATGTTTTTCGGCGTGCCACTCGTCGTCGTCGCGCTCCCGCTGACGTGGCTGATTCTCGTGAGGCTGCTCTATCCGCTGAAACGAGCGGAGCTTTCCCGCGGGTCGGAAGTCATCGATCGGGAAATGAAGGAGCTGGGAGCGATGTCCCGGGCCGAGTGGATCGTCGGAATCGTGACGACGGCGGTCGCCGCCTCATGGATCTTCCGTCCTGTCCTGGAGAGGTGGGTGCCGGGACTTTCGGACGCCGGAATCGCCGTCTTTGGCGCCCTGCTGCTCTTCGCCGTACCGGTTTCGGCCGATCGCCGGCGCGCTCTCACCTGGGAGGATACGAAATCTCTTCCGTGGGGCGTGCTGATCCTGTTCGGCGGAGGGCTCAGCCTCGCATCCGCAATCTCGACGACCGGTGTCGCCGACTGGATTGGAAACTCCATCCAGCGCTGGGAGGCTCTCCCGTTTTTCGTCATCTTCGTCCTCGTCACCGTGATCGTCGTCTTCATGACCGAGCTGACGAGCAACACGGCCACCGCCGCCGCACTTCTGCCGATCGTCGCGTCGGTCTCGATCGGCTTCGGTCATGACCCGATGGCACTCGCGGTTCCCGCGGCCGTTGCGGCGAGCTGCGCCTTCATGATGCCGGTCGCGACGCCGCCGAACGCGATCGTCTACGGAAGCGATCGCCTGACGATCGCCGACATGGCGAAGGCGGGACTCTGGGTCAATCTTCTGATGATCGTACTAATCGACATCTTCGCCTGGATATGGGTGGGAAGATGA
- a CDS encoding AI-2E family transporter, which yields MEQRSGPPSKITPWREQPIAIIFFLTLAVLVVWAGIRIIAPFLTPILLAAIVVTFTWPVYRRLLAKVKGREAVAASLMLVLVTIVIFLPLFLLILMLVQQANLLFDAIQRTDFREVFRSLHVQDRLAAVDALLPWVNLAEIDLSGMMSQAVQRIPAMVAGFGGVFLAGLGNVIIGFIFMLLAMFYFYVEGDTIVEEVREISPLPDEYEVLMLEQFRGVVNATFRGQFLTALAQGFVTAIGLWIAGVPGPAFWGSVAVVFSLIPMVGAAAVWVPATLYLFAMVGIREAPMWPAIFLLIWGLGVVSVVDNLIRPWAMRAGTHMSAILLFFSILGGLSAFGVVGLILGPLVFALFLTIVRIYKHYFTAGIVGSTGKLVTADGQSASE from the coding sequence ATGGAACAGAGGAGCGGTCCCCCGTCGAAGATCACGCCGTGGCGTGAACAGCCGATCGCGATCATCTTTTTCCTGACGCTGGCCGTTCTGGTCGTCTGGGCGGGAATCCGAATCATCGCACCGTTTCTCACGCCGATCCTTCTAGCGGCAATCGTCGTGACATTCACCTGGCCGGTCTATCGAAGGCTGCTCGCGAAAGTGAAGGGGCGGGAGGCGGTCGCGGCATCCCTGATGCTCGTGCTGGTCACGATCGTCATCTTCCTCCCGCTGTTCCTTCTGATCCTGATGCTGGTCCAGCAAGCCAATCTTCTGTTCGACGCCATTCAGAGGACGGACTTCCGGGAGGTTTTCCGATCGCTTCATGTTCAGGACCGGCTGGCGGCCGTCGACGCCCTTCTCCCCTGGGTGAATCTCGCCGAGATCGATCTGAGCGGGATGATGTCTCAGGCGGTGCAGAGAATCCCGGCAATGGTGGCCGGTTTCGGCGGAGTCTTTCTGGCGGGTCTCGGAAACGTGATCATCGGCTTCATCTTCATGCTTCTGGCGATGTTCTACTTTTATGTGGAGGGGGACACGATCGTCGAGGAAGTTCGCGAGATCTCGCCGCTGCCGGACGAGTACGAGGTTCTGATGCTCGAGCAGTTTCGGGGTGTGGTGAACGCGACATTCCGAGGGCAGTTCCTGACCGCGCTGGCACAGGGGTTCGTCACCGCAATCGGTCTCTGGATCGCGGGAGTTCCCGGCCCGGCGTTCTGGGGATCGGTCGCCGTCGTGTTCTCGCTGATTCCGATGGTCGGGGCCGCGGCGGTCTGGGTTCCGGCGACGCTCTATCTGTTTGCGATGGTCGGGATCCGGGAGGCTCCGATGTGGCCTGCCATCTTTCTTCTGATCTGGGGTCTCGGTGTCGTCTCCGTCGTGGACAACCTCATCCGACCCTGGGCGATGAGAGCCGGGACCCACATGTCGGCCATTCTGCTCTTTTTCTCGATCCTCGGAGGACTCAGCGCATTCGGGGTCGTCGGGCTCATCCTTGGCCCTCTGGTGTTCGCGCTGTTTCTGACGATCGTTCGGATCTACAAGCACTACTTCACCGCCGGTATCGTCGGATCGACGGGCAAGCTCGTCACGGCTGACGGACAATCTGCCTCCGAGTGA